One stretch of Microplitis mediator isolate UGA2020A chromosome 9, iyMicMedi2.1, whole genome shotgun sequence DNA includes these proteins:
- the LOC130674524 gene encoding uncharacterized protein LOC130674524: MSKKIFNYLIGVPISELRDNKLPTYRDVINLFIYKHTILNLTIRQSSTNTICELNNVWYKFSIPTSRCQYNIKKLESFYQLYQNLKKNSQGKKTPIHIEKIKGFKTKLDKLFDISQSSEVENLPSDIKSFLLKSRERGGYRCSTLVTNEISNVNQEPPEQHEENTEDDNENDCNTKNLSRKLSQFSLSSQSKQSSDISDNKRVHSDFEDELPKAKIRKISFITPELVAALDRTQITDRQAMFIICATLDSLGLDVDDYCVSHSTIHNHRKKFRNIIAESIKEKSNFPKCLTLHWDGKLLSTNSSTSKVEKLPILVTGINTEMLLDAPILYESTGVEHAEMIHEVLLQWNVQDKIKALCSDTPSVNTGCMNGTCTLLTEKLGREVLYFACRHHTHEIMLRKVVETAWPATNSPNVPIFKRFQTAWEQIDKSKFKIGVEDENIKITLLEIKDEKVIFLDDQLKLNHSRDDYKELLMLCKIFLGAVPRSEVKFRAPGAMHHARWLSKALYSFKMYMFRSEFQMRPSEISSLREICCFLTFFYIEAWFEAPCAIKASNNDLELFKSLLKYQKVQPKIAAAALEKLSLHLWYLHEELVCLALFDSNVTREQKLKIVNSTKANKSFNIKGKRPQITQKLFDTLETKEICDFASKKSIFLFEAFELPYEFIYNDPDSWESDEDYNECLKTFSSLKVVNDVAERGVALAEKYNDCLTRDEEERKNILQVVYNHRKNYPNCSKSELKIR; the protein is encoded by the exons atgagtaaaaaaatatttaattatttgattggTGTTCCAATCAGTGAATTAAGAGACAACAAATTACCTACATATCGGGATGTCATtaatctttttatttacaagcacacaatattaaatttgacaaTCAGACAGAGCTCGACCAATACTATTTGTGAATTAAATAACGTttggtataaattttcaattcctaCTAGTCGCTGCCAAtacaacataaaaaaattggaaagttTCTATCAACTCTAccaaaatttgaagaaaaattcacAAGGAAAAAAAACACCAATacatatcgaaaaaataaagggttttaaaactaaattagatAAATTGTTCGATATTTCACAATCATCTGAAGTAGAAAATTTGCCAAGTGacataaaatcatttttattaaaaagtcgTGAAAGAGGTGGTTACAGATGCTCGACTCTAGTCACTAACGAAATATCAAATGTCAACCAGGAGCCTCCAGAACAACACGAAGAAAACACAGAAGACGATAATGAAAATGATTGCAATACAAAGA ATTTGAGTCGAAAGTTGAGCCAATTTTCATTATCTTCTCAAAGCAAACAGTCTTCAGATATAAGTGATAATAAAAGAGTCCATTCGGACTTTGAAGATGAATTACCCAAAGCAAAAATCAGAAAAATCAGCTTCATCACTCCGGAATTAGTTGCAGCGTTGGATAGAACACAAATTACCGATAGACAAGCAATGTTTATCATTTGTGCTACTTTAGACAGTCTTGGCTTAGATGTAGATGACTACTGCGTAAGTCATAGTACAATACATAATCATcgcaaaaaatttcgaaacatTATCGCTGAATCGATAAaggaaaaatcaaattttccaaaatgtCTAACTCTGCACTGGGATGGAAAATTACTTTCGACAAATTCTTCGACATCTAAAGTAGAGAAACTTCCAATTTTAGTCACTGGTATTAATACTGAAATGTTGCTGGATGCGCCAATACTTTATGAATCAACCGGTGTTGAACATGCTGAAATGATCCATGAAGTTCTCCTTCAATGGAATGTGCAGGACAAGATTAAAGCTCTGTGTTCTGACACCCCCAGTGTTAATACCG GCTGTATGAACGGTACTTGCACACTATTAACGGAAAAATTAGGAAGAGAGGTATTATACTTTGCTTGTCGTCACCATACACATGAAATAATGTTGAGGAAAGTTGTAGAAACTGCTTGGCCTGCAACAAATAGTCCCAATGTGCCAATCTTCAAACGATTTCAAACTGCGTGGGAACAAATTGACAAGTCAAAGTTTAAAATTGGTGTAGAAGatgaaaacataaaaataactttgctTGAAATAAAAGacgaaaaagttatttttcttgATGACCAGCTTAAG TTAAACCACTCAAGAGATGATTACAAGGAACTATTGATGCTTTGCAAAATCTTTCTGGGTGCTGTGCCAAGGAGTGAAGTGAAATTTCGAGCTCCTGGTGCAATGCACCATGCCAGGTGGCTTTCCAAAGCTCTTTACAGCTTCAAAATGTACATGTTTAGAAGTGAATTCCAAATGAGACCGTCAGAAATTTCTTCCCTGCGTGAGATTTGTTGTTTTCTTACGTTCTTTTACATTGAAGCTTGGTTTGAAGCACCCTGTGCGATTAAAGCTTCTAACAATGATCTCGAACTGTTTAAAAGTTTGCTTAAATATCAAAAAGTGCAACCTAAAATTGCGGCAGCTGCACTGGAAAAGTTAAGCTTACATCTTTGGTATCTCCACGAAGAACTGGTGTGCTTGGCTCTGTTTGACTCTAATGTGACACgagaacaaaaattaaaaattgtaaactcCACTAAAGCCAATAAATCGTTTAATATAAAAGGTAAACGTCCTCAAATAACGCAGAAGTTATTTGATACATTGGAAACAAAAGAAATTTGTGATTTTGCTAGcaaaaagtcaatttttcttttcgaAGCATTCGAACTACCGTAcgagtttatttataatgaccCCGATAGTTGGGAATCCGATGAGGACTACAATGAATgcttaaaaactttttcatcTTTGAAAGTGGTGAATGATGTTGCTGAAAGAGGTGTAGCTTTGGCGGAGAAGTATAATGATTGTTTAACGCGAGATGAAGaggagagaaaaaatattctgcAAGTTGTTTATAATCACAGAAAAAATTATCCTAACTGTAGCAAAAGTGAACTAAAAATccgataa